The genomic stretch ATTGgaacacccaaaaacaaaaatgaacaacaaaagtcagttaaatttacaaaagaaaatttgtaacttgtattaaataaaattaataaaatttgaatgaaaaataatatataaattagaataaaaattaaggacaaaacaaaaatgtaaacaaatgaaaaatactaatataataacaaagaaaataaataaataaataaactcttttttctatatttttctcagttccaatgaaatccacaaatattagaaaaggttttgtcaaatagattttttttttttttcaaccatccttcacatatataaaagtaaatgaaactaattttaagacataggaaaacaaagacaaaaaaaatctacgattgaaaaattaagagtaaaatatattgaaaaaattgaGTTTGTATGAAAAAGAAACTCTCACTATTATTTtctgaattcaatgtaaaatttacaaaagaaaagtaatcatttgaataaaaaataatatataaattagaagaaaaaaaaaggggtaaaaaagaagaagaagaaaataagcaccggaaataaagataaaaaaagtaaaaaattaaaaatattaatataattgaaaataactattctagcgaaaaaaaaaaaaaaaaaaaaaaaaaaaaaaaaaaaaaaaaaaaaaaaaaacttgtagtataatttttcattaagaaacaacaattggaaaattgaaaataactgttataggaaaaaaaatatatagaaataaaataacagtagtataatttttcattgagaaacaacaaatataaactctcatagaatctctctctctctcttgtctttttcaggaattgattgatataaatagaaagtaaaagaagaagaaaaatagaaaaaatagaatatatatatatatatataagggacaaaaacaaaaataaaagaacataaGCATCggaaataaagattaaaaaaaataataaaaaaaaaaggaaaatataaaaatatgaaaatattNNNNNNNNNNNNNNNNNNNNNNNNNNNNNNNNNNNNNNNNNNNNNNNNNNNNNNNNNNNNNNNNNNNNNNNNNNNNNNNNNNNNNNNNNNNNNNNNNNNNtttgttttcttcatttagacaattcaatgcattacaaataaaacccttatgttttaattgtctcactaaaaggctaacatctaaaacgccaCATGTCACAATTCTAGGCAagagaatttgtgaaccttttttttttttttcttcattaagataattaaatatattacaaataaaacctaagtgagagaagaaaagagaaaaataaacagagagagagagaatttgggaaccttttgttttctccattaagatatcaattaaatgcattccaaataaaactcctatgttttaattgtctcacattgagatataaagataaaataagagaagataaaaagaaaaataaagaaagagagagagggagagagaatttgtaaaccttttgttttcttcattaagacaattaaatatattacaaataaaacctatacgttaattgtctcacattgagatataaacataatgcaagagaagatgaaaagagagaattttttttttttttttgacaagcttttgttttctttatttagacaattcaatgcattacaaataaaacccttctgttttaattgtctcactaaaaggctaacatctaaaacgccacatgtcgcaattctaggcaataaaatttatgaacatttttgttttcttcattaagacaattaaatatattacaaataaaacatatacgttttaattgtctcatattaagatataaacataaagcatgagaagatgaaaataaaattagataaagagagagaaagagaaaatttaaaaaccttttgttttcttcatttaaacaattcaatgcattataaataaaacctctatgttttaattgtctctcTAAAAGGCTAACATTTAAAACGTtacatgtcgcaattctaggtaCTTTCTAATAGGACAGATtgaggacacgtgtcgcaattttacgtactctctaagccaaaactcggcttttataatttataaattaaaaaaattaaaaaaaaaaggtcaaaaacaaaaaatggaagaacataagcaccggaaataaagataaaaaaaaaaaaacaaaaaaatgaaaatattaatataattgaaaataactattctagcaaaacaaagaaaaaaaaaaaactgaaaaacaaggattggaaaagtgaaaagaactgttataggagaaaaaaataaagaaagaaaataactgtagtataatttttttattgagaaaaaaagaatagaaattctctctctctctctctctctctctctctctctctctctctctctcgtcttttttcggaattgattgatataaatagaaagtaaaagcagaaaaaatagaaaaaaaaatataggggacaaaaaacaaaaatggaagaacatacttcattaagacaattaaatatattacaaataaaacatatacgttaattgtctcacattgagatataaacataatgcaagagaagatgaaaagagagaatttttttttttttttgacaagcttttgttttctttatttagacaattcaatgcattacaaataaaacccttctgttttaattgtctcactaaaaggctaacatctaaaacgccacatgtcgcaattctaggcaataaaatttatgaacatttttgttttcttcattaagacaattaaatatattacaaataaaacatatacgttttaattgtctcatattaagatataaacataaagcatgagaagatgaaaataaaattagataaagagagagaaagagaaaatttaaaaaccttttgttttcttcatttaaacaattcaatgcattataaataaaacctctatgttttaattgtctctcTAAAAGGCTAACATTTAAAACGTtacatgtcgcaattctaggtaCTTTCTAATAGGACAGATtgaggacacgtgtcgcaattttacgtactctctaagccaaaactcggcttttataatttataaattaaaaaaattaaaaaaaaaaggtcaaaaacaaaaaatggaagaacataagcaccggaaataaagataaaaaaaaaaaaacaaaaaaatgaaaatattaatataattgaaaataactattctagcaaaacaaagaaaaaaaaaaaactgtagtataatttttcattgaaaaacaAGGAttggaaaagtgaaaagaactgttataggagaaaaaaataaagaaagaaaataactgtagtataatttttttattgagaaaaaaagaatagaaattctctctctctctctctctctcttctctctctctctcgtcttttttcggaattgattgatataaatagaaagtaaaagcagaaaaaatagaaaaaaaaatataggggacaaaaaacaaaaatggaagaacataaacaccgaaaataaatatataaaatgacaatactaatataatagaaaataaatgttctagcaaaaagaaaaaagaaaatgaaagaaataaaagaactgtagtataatttttcattgagaaacaactattggaaactctcactctccctccctctcgTCTTTTTCCTGAATTGagtgtgaaatttacaaaggaatattgagatataaatagaaagcaagagaagaaaagagaaaaataaacagaaagaaagagagaatttgaaaaccttttgttttctcctttaagatatcaattaaatacattcaaaataaaacccctacattttaattgtctgaCATTGAGATATACAGAGAAAGCAAgataagataaaaagaaaaataaagagagagagagagagaatttgtaaacattttgttttcttcattaagacaattaagtatattacaaataaaacctatacgttttaattgtctcacattgagatataaacataatgtaaaagaagatgaaaagagagaatttttttttttttcttcgtttagacaattcaatgcattataaataaaatccttatgttttaattgtctcactaaaatGCTAATATTTAAAACGCCATACGTCTCAATTCTAGGTAAGAGAATTtgtaaaccttttgttttctttattaagacaattaaatatattacaaataaaacatgtacgttttaattgtctcatattgatatataaacataaagtaagagaagataaaaataaaattagataaagagagagaaagagaaaatttaaaaaccttttgttttcttcatttaaacaattcaatacattacaaataaaactcttatgttttaattatctcactaaaaggctaacatctttcttttttttttttcgaaaaactaaaaggctaacatctaaaacatcacatgtcgcaattctaggtaCTTTCTAATAAGACCAGTTGAGgacacatgtcgcaattctacgcactctttaagtcaaaactcggcttttatacaTATATGATGATTAATAGTTTTTATAATTAGTAATAGGAAAACCTGAAATGAAACACCTATATTAGTTATCAGGTATAAAATTAAAGGCCATGCTTTAAGGGAGCCACAGCCACTCTTCTCTCACCAGTCGTTTGCACCAATAATGGACCAAACTAAACAAGGGTTGGTTATATGTGACATCATTCATAATTCTATTTTTGGCGGGGATCTCCTACCTCACATTTGTTAACAGAAATAACTGCATTTCAAATTGTTCTTCCTTATATATCTCTCTCCATTCACAAGTTCTGTCATACCAGAGCATAAGGGGCATAAAAAACTCTGCCCAGAAAAGACAGCCCCAACTGCTAGCTCTGCTGCTTTCATTTGTGGGCACCAAAAACAAcgaaaccaaaaagaaagaggaaaaaaatcaGTGCATTTGTTATTAGATTAAGCTCTAATTTATCAAACATGGGATTTGGGGGATACAGCGATGTCTCCAACCATGGGcaccagaagaagaagaagaagtacgCGATAATCGGCGTCTCTTCGGTTCTTTTGGTTGCCATGGTGGCGGCTGTGGCCGTCGGTGTGAGCCGCAGCGGCCACGGGGATTCCTCGAAAAATAATCAAAGTGGGCAGACGTCTACGTCGATGAAGGCAATCGAGGCAATTTGCCAGCCCACTGATTATAAAGAAACCTGCGAGAAGAGCCTGGGCTCCGCCGCCGGAAACACCACCGACCCCAAAGAGCTCATAAAGACCGCTTTCCAAGTGACAATGAAGGAAATTAGCGGCGTAATCGGGAACTCCACCACGTTGAAAGCTCTGGCGAAGGACTCCAGAACCAACCAGGCCTTGGAGAACTGCAAGGAGCTCCTCGAGTACTCCATAGACGATCTCAACGAGTCTTTTGAAAAGCTCGGCGCCTACGACGTCAGCAAGATCGATGACTACACGGCGGACCTCAAGGTCTGGCTCAGCGGCGCAATCACCTACGAGCAAACTTGCTTGGATGGGTTCGAGAACACGACCGGTGAAGCAGGGGAGAAGATGACGGCTCTGTTGAAGACTTCGCAGGAACTCACAAAGAACGCCCTTGCCATGGTGACTGATATCACGAAATTCTTATCGGAGCTTCAAATTTCCGGGCTCAACCGGAGGCTTCTTTCAGAGGAATCCGAGGATGAGATTCCGTCGTGGGTCAACGACGGGAAGCGCAGGCTCCTGGCGGCCACCGCCGGGAGCATTAAGGCCGATGTTGTGGTTGCCAAGGACGGGAGTGGAAAGTACAAGACTATAAATGAAGCTCTCATTGATATTCccaagaaaaacaacaagacTTTTGTGATTCACATCAAGGCCGGGATATATCAAGAGTACGTGATCTTTGATAAGCACATGACCAATGTCATGATGATCGGAGATGGCCCTACAAAGACCAAGGTCACCGGAAACAAGAACTTCGTCGATGGAACCCCCACTTTCAAGTCTGCCACAGTTAGTAAGTACTCTATATCTCATTTCTCTAAGTGATTGGTGTTAGTAATTcgcttgggttttttttttttttaatgtattatcTTATAAATACAATAGATTAACAATTAGATTTGTAGAGTTTTTTATtaagttcacaaatttaatagttgatttgtaaaatgagattaaaaaaaatattaacactaataatttttcatactcttaaatatttatttttctaacgaTGACTAATCCCATGATTAATT from Corylus avellana chromosome ca1, CavTom2PMs-1.0 encodes the following:
- the LOC132167163 gene encoding probable pectinesterase/pectinesterase inhibitor 21 gives rise to the protein MGFGGYSDVSNHGHQKKKKKYAIIGVSSVLLVAMVAAVAVGVSRSGHGDSSKNNQSGQTSTSMKAIEAICQPTDYKETCEKSLGSAAGNTTDPKELIKTAFQVTMKEISGVIGNSTTLKALAKDSRTNQALENCKELLEYSIDDLNESFEKLGAYDVSKIDDYTADLKVWLSGAITYEQTCLDGFENTTGEAGEKMTALLKTSQELTKNALAMVTDITKFLSELQISGLNRRLLSEESEDEIPSWVNDGKRRLLAATAGSIKADVVVAKDGSGKYKTINEALIDIPKKNNKTFVIHIKAGIYQEYVIFDKHMTNVMMIGDGPTKTKVTGNKNFVDGTPTFKSATVTVMGSNFIAKDIGFENSAGAAKHQAVALRVQSDLSIFYNCQMDGYQDTLYTHTHRQFYRDCTISGTIDFIFGNAAVVFQNCKMIVRKPMENQQCIVTAQGRTDRREPSGIILQGCTIAADPLYYPLRAQNKAFLGRPWKAFSRTIIMQSNIGDFIQGEGWMPWMGDFALNTCFYAEIANKGIGAGQTQRVKWRGIKKLTMEHAQKFTPGTFIAGDRWIKPTGIPYVSGLL